A region from the Wansuia hejianensis genome encodes:
- the miaB gene encoding tRNA (N6-isopentenyl adenosine(37)-C2)-methylthiotransferase MiaB: MFNEINLDEIDLTESPPSEEPRRQYYFMAKCRELVRKKKEELGRPLSFCIETFGCQMNARDSEKLRGILEEIGYIKSDSESSDFVIYNTCTVRENANLRVYGRLGYLHALKKKNPHMMIGLCGCMMQEPEVVEKLKKSYRFVNLIFGTHNIYKLAELVTEALEQDGMIVDIWKDTDQIVENLPIDRKYPFKSGVNIMFGCNNFCSYCIVPYVRGRERSRLPEEILEEIRRLVDDGVKEIMLLGQNVNSYGRNLAQPLSFAELLEQAAGIDGLERIRFMTSHPKDLSEELIEVMSRYPKICPHLHLPVQSGSTEILRQMNRRYTKESYLALVDRIRASIPDISLTTDIIVGFPGETEEDFMETMDVVEKVRYDSAFTFIYSKRTGTPAAAMDNQIPEEVVKDRFDRLLARVQEIAREQSSRFEGRTMDVLVEAVNEQDSSLVTGRLANNLVVHFPGDASMIGTILPVHLDCCKGFYYIGSTV, from the coding sequence ATGTTCAATGAAATTAATCTGGATGAAATAGATCTCACGGAATCCCCGCCGTCGGAAGAGCCGCGCCGCCAATATTACTTCATGGCCAAATGCCGGGAGCTGGTCAGGAAGAAAAAGGAAGAGCTGGGCCGCCCTTTAAGCTTTTGTATCGAAACCTTTGGCTGTCAGATGAATGCCAGGGATTCCGAGAAGCTCCGGGGGATATTGGAAGAAATCGGTTACATAAAAAGCGACAGTGAATCGTCTGATTTTGTAATTTATAACACATGTACGGTCCGGGAGAATGCCAATCTCCGGGTATATGGCAGGCTGGGCTATCTCCATGCCCTGAAAAAGAAAAATCCCCACATGATGATCGGGCTCTGCGGCTGCATGATGCAGGAGCCGGAGGTGGTGGAAAAGCTGAAAAAGAGCTACCGTTTTGTAAACCTGATCTTTGGCACCCACAATATATACAAGCTGGCAGAGCTGGTCACGGAGGCGCTGGAGCAGGACGGAATGATCGTAGACATCTGGAAGGATACGGACCAGATCGTGGAGAATCTTCCGATTGACCGGAAGTATCCTTTTAAGTCGGGTGTCAATATCATGTTTGGCTGCAATAATTTCTGCAGCTATTGTATTGTACCCTACGTCCGGGGACGGGAGCGGAGCCGGCTTCCGGAAGAGATTCTGGAAGAGATCCGCAGGCTGGTGGACGACGGTGTGAAGGAAATCATGCTTTTGGGACAGAACGTTAATTCTTACGGCCGGAACCTGGCGCAGCCGTTGAGCTTTGCGGAGCTGCTGGAGCAGGCTGCCGGCATTGACGGGCTGGAACGCATCCGTTTCATGACCTCCCATCCCAAGGATTTATCAGAGGAACTGATCGAAGTTATGAGCAGATACCCTAAAATATGCCCCCACTTGCATCTCCCCGTACAGTCCGGCAGCACAGAGATTCTCAGACAGATGAACCGCCGTTATACCAAAGAATCCTATCTTGCCCTGGTTGACCGCATTCGGGCCTCCATACCGGACATCTCCCTGACGACAGATATTATTGTGGGTTTTCCGGGGGAGACGGAAGAGGATTTTATGGAAACGATGGATGTGGTGGAAAAGGTCCGTTATGACAGCGCCTTTACGTTTATTTACTCCAAACGGACCGGTACTCCTGCGGCGGCGATGGACAACCAGATACCGGAAGAAGTGGTAAAAGACCGGTTTGACCGCCTGCTGGCCAGAGTACAGGAGATCGCCAGAGAGCAGTCCTCACGCTTCGAGGGGCGAACCATGGACGTGCTGGTCGAAGCTGTCAATGAGCAGGATTCTTCCCTTGTAACCGGACGGCTGGCTAATAATCTGGTGGTCCATTTCCCGGGAGACGCCTCAATGATCGGAACGATTCTACCGGTTCATCTGGACTGCTGTAAGGGATTCTATTATATCGGAAGTACAGTCTGA
- the mutS gene encoding DNA mismatch repair protein MutS — MMQHYVATKKEYPDCILFYRLGDFYEMFFEDAVTVSRELELTLTGKDCGLEERAPMCGIPYHAAETYINRLIERGHKVAICEQVEDPKLAKGMVKREVIRVVTPGTVLDIQGLDETKNNYIMCIVCTADRFGISLADITTGQCLVTEVDKERKLLDEIYKFMPAEIICNHAFLVCGADINDLRERLHITVYGLEDWYFDDSTCRKTLEKHFHCKTLKGLGLDDFSCGTIAAGALFQYLYETQKSNMGQMTSITPYFSDRFMLLDSSTRRNLELVETLREKQKRGSLLWVLDKTKTAMGARMLRSFVEQPLIDQEEIDRRLEAVEELNGQPMIRDEIREYLQPVYDLERLVSRITYQSANPRDLVAFKTSLQMLPYIKQLLNSFQGSLLQKVQEDLDSLEDLYQLVEESIIDDPPLAMKEGGILKDGYHEMVDHFREAKNKGKQWLSELESEEREKTGIRNLKVKYNKVFGYYLEVTNSFKNLVPAHYTRKQTLANAERYTTDRLKELEEEILGAEDKLSSLEYELFCTVRDTIAGEVVRIQKTARAIAALDVFASFSCVAQKNRFVRPKLNQKGKIDIHDGRHPVVEQMIPNDMFIANDTYLDNGDHRISVITGPNMAGKSTYMRQTALIVLMAQIGSFVPAASANIGIVDRIFTRVGASDDLASGQSTFMVEMTEVANILRNATSDSLLILDEIGRGTSTFDGLSIAWAVIEHIADTRILGAKTLFATHYHELTELEGKLPGVHNYCIAVKEKGDDIVFLRKIVQGGADKSYGIQVARLAGVPESVLARAKELVAELTDADITATVKDLAGLKKPKSKSAHYDEVDMTQMSLFDTVKDNDIIDELKDMDISNMTPLDALNTLYRLQNKIKNRW, encoded by the coding sequence ATGATGCAGCACTATGTTGCGACTAAAAAAGAGTATCCGGACTGTATTTTATTTTACCGCCTGGGCGACTTCTATGAAATGTTTTTCGAGGATGCGGTGACGGTTTCCAGGGAACTGGAGCTGACCCTGACCGGAAAGGACTGCGGCCTGGAGGAGCGCGCTCCCATGTGCGGGATTCCCTATCACGCGGCGGAGACCTACATCAATCGCCTGATTGAGCGCGGGCACAAGGTAGCCATCTGTGAGCAGGTGGAGGACCCGAAGCTGGCAAAGGGCATGGTGAAGCGGGAGGTCATCCGCGTGGTAACTCCAGGCACTGTTCTGGACATTCAGGGGCTGGATGAAACAAAGAATAACTATATTATGTGTATTGTCTGCACAGCAGACCGGTTTGGAATTTCATTAGCTGACATAACCACCGGCCAGTGTCTGGTGACTGAGGTGGATAAGGAGCGGAAGCTTCTGGACGAAATCTACAAGTTCATGCCTGCGGAAATCATCTGCAACCACGCGTTCCTGGTCTGCGGGGCTGATATTAATGACCTGCGGGAGCGTCTTCACATTACGGTATACGGGCTGGAGGACTGGTACTTTGATGACAGCACCTGCCGGAAGACGCTGGAAAAGCATTTTCACTGTAAAACGCTGAAGGGGCTGGGGCTGGACGATTTCAGCTGCGGGACGATCGCCGCGGGGGCTCTGTTCCAGTATCTCTATGAGACACAGAAGTCCAATATGGGGCAGATGACCAGCATCACCCCATATTTTTCTGACAGATTCATGCTGCTGGACAGCTCTACCAGAAGGAATCTGGAGCTGGTGGAGACGCTGCGGGAGAAGCAGAAGCGGGGTTCGCTCCTGTGGGTGCTGGATAAGACTAAGACGGCCATGGGCGCCCGAATGCTGCGCAGCTTCGTGGAACAGCCGCTCATCGACCAGGAGGAGATAGACCGCCGTCTGGAGGCGGTGGAAGAGCTGAACGGCCAGCCCATGATCCGCGACGAAATCCGGGAATACCTTCAGCCGGTCTACGATCTGGAACGGCTCGTCAGCCGGATCACCTACCAGTCCGCCAATCCGCGGGATCTGGTGGCATTTAAGACATCCCTTCAGATGCTCCCCTATATCAAACAGCTTTTGAATTCCTTCCAGGGATCTCTGCTGCAAAAGGTCCAGGAGGATCTGGATTCACTGGAGGATCTCTATCAGCTGGTGGAAGAGTCCATCATCGACGATCCGCCTCTGGCCATGAAAGAGGGCGGGATTTTGAAAGACGGCTATCACGAGATGGTCGACCATTTCCGGGAAGCCAAGAATAAAGGAAAACAGTGGCTCAGCGAGCTGGAGAGTGAAGAGCGTGAAAAGACAGGGATCCGAAACCTGAAGGTGAAGTACAATAAGGTATTCGGATATTATCTGGAGGTCACAAATTCCTTCAAAAATCTCGTTCCTGCGCATTACACCAGGAAGCAGACGCTGGCAAACGCGGAGCGCTATACAACAGACCGTCTGAAGGAGCTGGAAGAAGAGATTCTGGGGGCGGAAGACAAACTGTCCTCACTGGAATATGAGCTGTTCTGTACGGTCAGGGATACAATTGCGGGAGAGGTGGTCCGGATACAGAAGACGGCGCGGGCCATTGCCGCCCTGGATGTGTTCGCATCCTTTTCCTGCGTGGCGCAGAAAAACCGTTTTGTGCGTCCGAAGCTGAATCAGAAGGGGAAAATTGACATCCATGACGGCCGTCATCCGGTAGTCGAACAGATGATTCCCAATGATATGTTCATCGCCAATGATACCTATCTGGACAATGGAGATCACCGTATTTCCGTGATAACCGGACCCAATATGGCAGGAAAATCTACTTATATGCGTCAGACGGCGCTGATCGTCCTGATGGCGCAGATCGGTTCCTTTGTCCCGGCAGCATCTGCGAATATCGGAATCGTGGACCGGATCTTTACCAGGGTCGGCGCTTCCGACGATCTGGCCAGCGGACAGAGCACCTTTATGGTGGAGATGACCGAGGTGGCCAACATCCTCAGGAATGCCACTTCCGACAGCCTTCTGATCCTGGATGAGATCGGAAGGGGTACCAGCACCTTTGACGGGCTTTCCATCGCCTGGGCAGTCATCGAACATATCGCAGACACTCGCATTCTGGGGGCAAAGACACTGTTCGCAACCCATTATCACGAACTGACAGAGCTGGAAGGCAAGCTGCCGGGGGTACATAATTACTGCATCGCCGTGAAGGAAAAGGGCGACGATATCGTATTCCTGAGAAAAATCGTACAGGGCGGGGCAGACAAAAGCTATGGAATCCAGGTGGCCCGCCTGGCGGGAGTCCCTGAATCCGTACTTGCCAGGGCCAAGGAACTGGTAGCCGAGCTCACAGACGCGGATATCACCGCAACGGTGAAGGATCTGGCCGGGCTGAAGAAGCCAAAGTCGAAGAGCGCCCACTATGATGAAGTGGATATGACGCAGATGTCCCTGTTCGATACGGTTAAGGACAATGATATCATCGATGAGCTGAAAGACATGGACATTTCTAATATGACGCCTCTGGATGCGCTGAACACACTCTACCGGCTACAGAACAAGATCAAGAACCGGTGGTAA
- the mutL gene encoding DNA mismatch repair endonuclease MutL, with product MRAIEILDQKTIDKIAAGEVVERPASVVKELVENAIDARATAITVEIKEGGISFIRITDNGCGITKDQVRLAFLRHATSKIRNVEDLVQIASLGFRGEALSSISAVSQVELITKTPESLTGVRYCIEGGTEKELEEIGAPSGTTFLVHHLFYNTPARAKFLKSATAEGNSVSTVVEQLALSHPEISFKYIQNGQNKLYTSGNGNLKEIVYQIYGRDLTRELIAVEAETPLMKISGFIGNPSVARGNRNFENYFVNGRYVKSKLLARAIEDAYHGFMMQHRYPFTLLYLEIDGEKVDVNVHPSKMELRFSNQEELYHQLCLALQNALLARERIPEVSLEKEESSAQRTRRDTEPNREQAPEPFERMRRNLSTAVPQLPGRRPEHVAVPDARESIKGADGYLRREPAAPEPGALAETSALYKAGNRIASIAHGAAGVPEAFKASGTSGNSALTAEKTGASDGRPIKEPAAASPAPAQEMYSAGSTGSSVKAAHAAPHDESEVPEGKQIELFSDRLLSAEARKNHRIIGQLFDTYWLVEYQHSLYIIDQHAAHEKVLYERMMKEYHEKQITSQMLCPPMVISLSAREQELLKRYLEDFRKFGYEIEEFGGKEYKICAVPANLYRVKADQLFTEILDRLEELGEQSPDLILERLASMSCKAAVKGNQSLSRQEAESLIDELLSLENPYNCPHGRPTIISMSRYELDKKFKRIL from the coding sequence ATGAGAGCGATAGAAATACTGGATCAGAAAACGATAGACAAAATTGCCGCCGGGGAAGTGGTCGAGCGTCCCGCTTCGGTGGTCAAGGAGCTGGTGGAAAATGCCATTGACGCCAGAGCAACGGCAATTACGGTAGAGATCAAGGAAGGTGGAATATCCTTCATACGGATCACGGATAACGGGTGCGGAATCACGAAGGATCAGGTCCGTCTGGCATTTCTGCGCCATGCAACCAGCAAGATCCGGAATGTGGAGGACCTGGTGCAGATCGCATCCCTGGGGTTCAGGGGCGAGGCTCTGTCCAGCATTTCGGCCGTCTCACAGGTGGAGCTCATCACCAAGACCCCTGAATCATTGACCGGAGTCCGCTACTGCATAGAAGGCGGTACAGAGAAAGAGCTGGAGGAAATCGGCGCCCCTTCCGGCACCACATTTCTGGTCCATCACCTGTTCTACAATACCCCGGCGAGGGCTAAGTTCCTGAAATCCGCCACGGCAGAAGGGAACAGTGTCAGCACCGTCGTTGAACAGCTGGCGCTGTCTCATCCGGAAATTTCTTTTAAGTACATCCAGAATGGACAGAATAAACTGTACACCAGCGGCAACGGGAATCTGAAGGAAATCGTCTACCAGATTTACGGAAGAGATCTGACCCGGGAATTGATCGCCGTAGAGGCAGAGACGCCGCTCATGAAAATCAGCGGTTTTATAGGCAATCCCTCAGTTGCCAGAGGAAACCGGAATTTTGAAAATTACTTCGTCAACGGCCGGTATGTGAAAAGCAAACTGCTGGCCCGCGCCATAGAAGACGCCTATCACGGATTCATGATGCAGCACAGATATCCGTTCACCTTGCTGTATCTGGAAATTGACGGGGAAAAGGTGGATGTAAACGTCCATCCTTCAAAAATGGAGCTGCGCTTTTCCAACCAGGAGGAGCTTTACCATCAGCTCTGCCTGGCGCTGCAGAACGCTCTTCTGGCGAGAGAACGGATACCTGAGGTATCCCTGGAAAAGGAAGAATCTTCCGCTCAAAGAACCAGACGTGATACGGAGCCAAATCGTGAACAGGCCCCGGAACCCTTTGAACGGATGAGAAGAAACCTTTCGACAGCGGTTCCACAGCTGCCAGGCAGGAGGCCGGAGCATGTTGCTGTTCCGGACGCCCGTGAGAGCATAAAAGGCGCTGACGGATACCTCCGGAGAGAGCCGGCCGCCCCGGAACCCGGGGCCCTGGCGGAGACGTCCGCTCTTTACAAAGCCGGGAACAGGATCGCTTCCATTGCCCACGGAGCAGCTGGTGTTCCTGAAGCGTTCAAAGCTTCCGGAACGTCCGGAAACTCTGCATTAACTGCTGAGAAAACAGGCGCGTCTGACGGTAGACCGATCAAAGAACCGGCGGCGGCTTCTCCTGCACCTGCGCAGGAAATGTATTCAGCCGGAAGCACCGGTTCATCTGTAAAGGCCGCTCACGCTGCACCGCACGATGAGTCCGAGGTCCCGGAGGGAAAGCAGATAGAGCTGTTTTCAGACCGGCTGCTGTCAGCAGAAGCCAGGAAAAACCACCGGATCATCGGGCAGCTATTCGATACCTACTGGCTGGTGGAATATCAGCATTCTCTCTACATCATTGACCAGCATGCGGCGCATGAAAAAGTACTATATGAACGTATGATGAAAGAATATCACGAGAAGCAGATCACTTCTCAGATGCTCTGCCCGCCAATGGTAATCAGCTTGTCCGCCAGGGAACAGGAGCTTCTGAAGCGGTATCTGGAAGATTTCAGGAAATTCGGCTATGAAATTGAGGAATTCGGAGGAAAAGAGTATAAAATCTGCGCGGTCCCGGCCAACCTTTACCGGGTGAAGGCAGATCAGCTGTTCACAGAGATTCTTGACCGGCTGGAGGAGCTGGGAGAGCAGTCTCCCGATCTGATTCTGGAACGTTTGGCCTCTATGTCCTGCAAAGCAGCGGTCAAGGGGAATCAATCCTTGTCCAGACAGGAGGCAGAAAGTCTGATTGACGAACTGTTAAGTCTTGAGAACCCTTATAACTGTCCTCATGGAAGGCCGACGATCATTTCAATGTCCAGATATGAACTGGACAAAAAATTCAAACGGATTTTGTAG
- the miaA gene encoding tRNA (adenosine(37)-N6)-dimethylallyltransferase MiaA — protein MRKPCIVLTGPTAVGKTKLSLSLAKALNGSIISADSMQVYKHMDIGSAKICPEEMEGVPHYLIDVLEPEADFNVVLFQQMAKSAMKEIYGAGRIPIVTGGTGFYIQALLKEVDFSESGGVSPFRERLEAEAAEKGPEYLHGLLAERDPQAAREIHPHNLKRVIRALEYYEETGRQISGHNEIQREKESPYCYAYFVLNDDRDRLYRQIDRRVDQMMKAGLLEEVRSLYDRGLTEENVSMKGLGYKELFPFLRGEITLEEAVRVIKRDTRHFAKRQLTWFRREKEVIWLNKPEFSYDEQAILDYMLDLWQKKLREEEQRK, from the coding sequence TTGCGAAAACCATGTATTGTTCTTACAGGGCCCACTGCGGTGGGCAAGACGAAATTATCCCTTTCGCTGGCAAAGGCGCTGAACGGTTCCATCATTTCCGCTGATTCCATGCAGGTCTATAAGCACATGGATATCGGCTCCGCCAAGATCTGCCCTGAAGAGATGGAAGGGGTCCCCCATTATCTGATCGACGTGCTGGAACCGGAGGCCGATTTTAATGTGGTTTTATTCCAGCAGATGGCGAAAAGCGCCATGAAAGAAATCTACGGGGCCGGAAGAATTCCCATCGTGACGGGAGGAACTGGCTTTTATATACAGGCACTTTTAAAAGAAGTGGATTTCAGCGAAAGCGGCGGCGTATCCCCGTTCAGGGAAAGGCTGGAGGCTGAGGCTGCGGAAAAAGGCCCGGAATATCTCCACGGACTCCTGGCTGAGAGAGATCCTCAGGCCGCGCGGGAGATCCATCCTCACAACCTGAAGAGAGTGATCCGCGCCCTGGAATACTATGAAGAGACAGGGCGGCAGATTTCCGGGCACAATGAGATTCAGCGTGAAAAGGAATCTCCCTATTGTTATGCGTATTTTGTGCTGAATGACGACAGGGACAGGCTATACCGCCAGATCGACAGACGGGTGGATCAGATGATGAAGGCAGGGCTTCTGGAAGAAGTGAGAAGTTTGTATGACAGAGGGCTGACAGAGGAAAACGTCTCCATGAAGGGCCTCGGCTACAAGGAACTCTTTCCCTTTCTTCGTGGGGAAATCACGCTGGAAGAAGCAGTACGCGTAATCAAACGGGATACCAGGCATTTTGCCAAACGGCAGCTCACTTGGTTCCGGAGAGAAAAAGAAGTAATCTGGCTGAATAAGCCGGAATTTTCATATGATGAGCAGGCTATACTGGACTATATGCTGGACTTGTGGCAGAAAAAGCTTAGAGAGGAAGAACAGAGAAAATGA
- a CDS encoding methionine gamma-lyase family protein → MINQKAEMYEKIGISREVWEYGEHTAERLSSRFQQIDETAEYNQLKVIRAMQENRVSEACLYASSGYGYNDIGRDTLEKVYASAFSTEDALVRPQIACGTHALAVALSGNLRPGDELLSPVGKPYDTLEEVIGIRPSNGSLAEYGVSYRQVDLLPDGSFDYEGIRKAVNDKTKLVTIQRSKGYQTRPTLSVQRIGELIRFIKSIRPDLICMVDNCYGEFVEEQEPSEVGADLMVGSLIKNPGGGLAPIGGYIAGRREYVENAAYRLTSPGLGKEVGATLGVNQSFYQGFFLAPSVTAAALKGAVFAANIYERLGFPVLPDGKESRHDIIQAVTLGSPEAVIAFCRGIQAAAPVDSYVAPEPWAMPGYDSDVIMAAGAFVQGSSIELSADGPIKPPYAVYFQGGLTWAHAKLGILMSLQKLWEANLVVLP, encoded by the coding sequence ATGATCAATCAGAAGGCAGAGATGTATGAAAAAATAGGAATCAGCAGAGAAGTATGGGAGTACGGAGAGCATACGGCAGAACGTCTAAGCAGCCGTTTTCAGCAGATTGATGAGACCGCCGAGTACAACCAGCTGAAGGTGATCCGCGCCATGCAGGAAAACCGCGTGAGTGAAGCCTGCCTCTATGCCTCCAGCGGCTACGGCTACAATGACATCGGGCGCGACACCCTGGAAAAGGTATACGCGTCAGCCTTTAGCACAGAGGATGCCCTTGTGCGCCCCCAGATCGCCTGCGGAACCCACGCGCTGGCAGTGGCGCTGTCCGGAAACCTGCGCCCCGGCGACGAACTGCTTTCTCCGGTGGGTAAGCCCTACGACACACTGGAAGAGGTCATAGGCATCCGTCCCTCCAATGGTTCGCTGGCAGAATACGGAGTCTCTTACCGCCAGGTTGATCTTTTGCCTGACGGTTCCTTCGACTATGAAGGAATCCGGAAAGCAGTCAATGATAAGACAAAGCTGGTCACCATCCAGCGTTCAAAGGGCTATCAGACCCGGCCGACACTGTCTGTACAGCGGATCGGTGAGCTGATCCGTTTTATAAAAAGTATCCGGCCTGATCTGATCTGTATGGTAGATAATTGTTATGGGGAATTCGTAGAAGAGCAGGAGCCGTCCGAGGTGGGTGCAGATCTGATGGTCGGCTCCCTGATTAAGAATCCGGGCGGCGGGCTGGCTCCCATCGGCGGATATATTGCCGGCAGAAGAGAGTATGTGGAAAACGCCGCTTACCGCCTGACCTCGCCGGGGCTGGGCAAAGAGGTGGGTGCTACTCTGGGTGTAAACCAATCCTTTTATCAGGGCTTTTTCCTAGCTCCGTCTGTGACGGCCGCGGCGTTGAAGGGAGCGGTTTTTGCAGCGAATATTTATGAACGGCTGGGCTTCCCGGTCCTTCCGGACGGAAAGGAGAGCCGCCACGACATTATCCAGGCGGTGACCCTGGGAAGTCCGGAGGCGGTCATCGCCTTCTGCCGGGGCATCCAGGCAGCCGCCCCTGTAGACAGCTATGTAGCCCCGGAGCCGTGGGCCATGCCGGGCTATGATTCGGACGTAATCATGGCGGCGGGCGCCTTTGTCCAGGGTTCTTCCATCGAGCTGAGCGCCGACGGCCCCATTAAGCCGCCTTATGCAGTCTATTTCCAGGGCGGCCTGACCTGGGCACACGCGAAGCTGGGCATCCTGATGAGCCTGCAAAAGCTCTGGGAGGCGAATTTAGTGGTTCTTCCCTGA
- a CDS encoding BaiN/RdsA family NAD(P)/FAD-dependent oxidoreductase, which translates to MKKRIVIIGGGASGLMAAIQAARGGASVTLLERNEKPGKKLLATGNGRCNLTNLLQKESCYHGDQREFAWKVIGGFPADRTIAFFSSLGIYTKNRDGWIYPNSDQAASVLQVLLMEASSLKVKMKTREAVRSVKKVGCTFLTETETWKYESDAVIVACGSPASSIEGASDTACAIAESFGHTVIPFRPALVPLRGQGSWFSKWAGVRISASATLILAGADARTETGEIQLTDYGISGIPVFQLSRFAVRALDEGCSVLVRLDFLPGYERENLHTYLEWRREQCPYKTLQQSLIGLVPDRLIPLVASAEADIPQTVSFLKGFPVGIRGAASLAQAQVCSGGVSTAELTEHLESMKIPGLYFVGEAVDVDGSCGGYNLQWAWSSGAAAGIHSRE; encoded by the coding sequence ATGAAGAAACGGATTGTCATCATCGGCGGCGGCGCATCCGGCCTGATGGCCGCCATACAGGCGGCAAGGGGCGGCGCGTCAGTCACTCTGCTGGAAAGGAATGAAAAGCCGGGGAAGAAATTACTGGCCACTGGCAACGGCCGGTGTAACCTGACGAACCTTCTACAGAAGGAGTCCTGTTATCACGGAGATCAGCGGGAGTTCGCCTGGAAGGTTATCGGCGGTTTTCCGGCGGACCGGACGATCGCATTCTTTTCCTCTCTGGGCATCTATACAAAGAATAGGGACGGCTGGATCTATCCTAACAGCGACCAAGCAGCCAGCGTCCTGCAGGTGCTTTTGATGGAGGCTTCCAGCCTGAAGGTGAAGATGAAAACCAGAGAAGCTGTGAGATCGGTTAAAAAAGTGGGCTGTACGTTTCTTACCGAAACAGAAACCTGGAAATACGAATCGGATGCAGTCATCGTAGCCTGCGGAAGTCCCGCCTCTTCCATCGAGGGGGCTTCAGACACAGCCTGTGCCATAGCGGAGAGCTTCGGCCATACAGTCATTCCCTTCCGCCCCGCTCTGGTCCCGCTGAGAGGGCAGGGGAGCTGGTTTTCCAAATGGGCCGGCGTCCGTATATCCGCTTCTGCGACACTGATATTGGCAGGGGCAGACGCCCGGACAGAAACGGGAGAGATTCAGCTGACAGATTATGGTATATCGGGAATCCCTGTTTTCCAGCTGAGCAGATTTGCGGTCAGAGCGCTGGACGAAGGGTGCAGCGTTCTGGTACGCCTGGACTTTCTGCCCGGTTATGAACGGGAGAATTTGCACACTTATCTGGAATGGCGCAGGGAGCAATGCCCCTATAAAACGCTCCAGCAATCGCTGATCGGGCTGGTTCCCGACAGGCTGATTCCGCTGGTGGCCTCTGCTGAAGCGGATATTCCACAGACCGTATCCTTTTTGAAGGGATTTCCCGTTGGAATCCGGGGAGCCGCGTCCCTGGCCCAGGCACAGGTCTGTTCCGGAGGCGTCAGCACCGCAGAATTAACGGAGCATCTGGAATCCATGAAGATACCCGGCCTCTATTTCGTGGGAGAAGCGGTGGATGTGGACGGTTCCTGCGGCGGTTATAATCTGCAGTGGGCCTGGTCCAGCGGAGCGGCGGCAGGTATTCACAGCAGGGAATAA